The Ectothiorhodospiraceae bacterium 2226 region GAGACGCTGTTCGTGGTGGACAGCATGACCGGCCAGGACGCGGCCAATACCGCGAAGGCCTTCCACGATGCGCTCCCGCTGACCGGCGTGGTGCTCACCAAGGCGGACGGCGACGCGCGCGGCGGCGCCGCATTGTCCATCCGCCACGTCACCGGCAAGCCGATCAAGTTTCTGGGCGTGGGCGAGAAAAGCGCCGCGCTCGAGGTGTTCCATCCCGACCGGCTGGTGTCGCGCATCCTCGGCATGGGCGACGTGCTCAGCCTGGTGGAGGAGGCGCACGCCAAGGTCGATAAGGATCAGGCCGAGCAATTCGCCCGTAAGCTGAAGAAGGGCAAGGGCTTCGACCTGGAGGACTTCCGCCAACAGCTCGAGCAGATGGAGCGCATGGGCGGTGTGGCCGGTATGCTCGACAAGCTGCCCGGTATGGCCGAGGTGCCCGATGCGGTGCGCAAGCAGGTCAACGACAAGGAGGTCCGCCGGCTCGGCGCGATCATCAGTTCCATGACACCGGCGGAGCGCCGCCGCCCCGATATCATCAAGGGCTCGCGCAAGCGACGCATCGCCGCCGGCTCCGGCACCCAGGTCCAGGACGTAAACCGGCTGCTCAAGCAGTTCACGCAGATGCAGAAGGTGATGAAGAAGATGGGCAAGGGCGGCATGGGCCGCATGCTCAAGGGCCTCAAGGGGCGCATGCCCAACCTGCCGTTCTAGGTTGGTCTGACGACCTCCATCCTGGAGTTCTCAGCTCGCACACCGCCGGATGCCGCAGGAGGCTCTGCGACAGGCTGCGCCGTCACTGCTATCAGCGGACGGGGGCGGACCGGGGGGCGGGTCGTGCGTGTGACGGTTCTCTTTTGTCTGCGCTTGACTTACAATGCGCGGTTTAGTCGCGTGCCGCGCAGGGCGGCAGGTGAAACCATTGAAGAATAGGGTGAATTGCAGATGGTGACTGTTCGTCTGGCCCGTACCGGCGCCAAGAAGCGTCCGTTCTACTACATCGTGGTGACGGACAGCCGCAACCGCCGCGACGGGCGCTACATCGAGCGTCTGGGCTATTACAACCCGGTTGCGCGCGGCGGCGAGACCGAGCTCGACATCAAGCAGGAGCGCGTGCAGTACTGGCTGGAGCAGGGCGCGCAGACCTCCGAGCGCGTGGCTCAGCTGCTCAAGCGCACGCCGGCGCAAGCCGAGGCCTAACGGGGCGCTACCGATGGCCGAGGGTTCGCGCGAGCTCATCGAGATGGGCCGCGTGGCCGGGCTCTACGGTGTGCGGGGTTGGGTGAAGGTATGGTCCTACACCCAGCCGCGCGAAAACCTTCTGGCCTATCCGGAATGGATACTGCGGCGCGGTGAGCAGGAGTGGACTGTGTCGGTCGAGGCGCGGGTCCATGGCCGCGGGCTGGTGGCGCGCCTGGGTGACATCGAGGACCGCGATGCGGCTGCGGCCTGGGTCGGTGCCGACATCCTGGTGCCGCGCGCGGCTCTGCCGCCACTGGCGCCCGGCGAGTACTACTGGAGCGACCTCATCGGCCTGGAGGTGGTGACCCTGACGGGAACCCCGTTGGGCGAGGTCGCGGACCTGCTCGAAACCGGTGCCAACGACGTCTTGGTGGTGCGCGGGGATCGCGAGCGCTTGGTGCCGTACGTGAAGGACACGGTGGTGCACGAGGTGGATCTGGCGGCGCGGCGTATCCGCGTCGACTGGGATCCGGACTTCTGAGGCGTGCGTATCGAGGTCGTCACCCTGTTCCCGGGGATGTTCGACGCGCTGGAGCAGTACGGCGTCGTGGGGCGCGCGCTGCGCAGCCGGCGCCTCCAACTGGCGACCTGGAATCCGCGCGAGGATGCCCGCGACCGCCACCGCACGGTGGACGATCGGCCTTACGGCGGCGGACCGGGCATGGTGATGCGCGTGGAGCCGCTGCGTACGACCATCGGCAAGGCGCGAGCCGCGGCGGGGTCGGGCACCCGGGTGCTCTATATGAGCCCGCAGGGGCGGCGGCTGGATCAGGCGGGCGCGGCGGAGCTCGCGCAGCGCGAGGCGCTGGTGTTGGTGTGCGGGCGCTACGAGGGCGTCGACGAGCGCCTGATCGAGCAGGTGGTCGACGAGGAGTGGTCCATCGGCGACTACGTCCTGAGCGGCGGCGAGCTCGCGGCCATGGTGCTGGTGGATGCGGTAGCGCGGCTGTTGCCGGGCGTGCTGGGCGATAGCGAATCGGCCGAGGCCGATTCCTTCGTGCAAGGCTTATTGGACCATCCGCATTACACGCGGCCGGAGTGCGTGGACGGGCGGGAGGTGCCGCCGGTGCTGCTCGGCGGCGACCACGCGGCGATCCGCCGCTGGCGCCTCAAGCAGGCGCTGGGGCGTACTTGGTTGCGGCGCCCCGACCTGCTGGACGGGCGTGAGTTGGATGAGGAGCAGCAGACGCTGCTGCAGGAATTCAAGCGGGAGTATGGCTCCCGTGGGGACGTTTAACTGAACGCGTGCGGGAGTAGTCGGTATGAGCAACATTATTGAGACGCTGGAAGCAGAACAGATGAACCGCGAGGTGCCGGAGTTCTCCGCCGGTGATACCGTTGTGGTGCAGGTGAAGGTGAAGGAAGGCAACCGTGAGCGTCTGCAGGCGTTCGAGGGCGTGGTGATCGCCAAGCGCAACCGCGGGCTCAACTCCGCGTTCACTGTGCGCAAGGTTTCCCATGGCGAAGGTGTCGAGCGTGTGTTCCAGACTTACAGCCCCTTCATCGAGGATATCACCGTCAAGCGTCGCGGCGACGTTCGGCGCGCGAAGCTGTACTACCTGCGCGACCGCTCCGGCAAGTCCGCGCGCATCAAGGAAAAGCTCTGAGGCGGCGGCGCTCGCGCCCCCTCCTACGCGGGCGCGCCGCATGAGCGGCGCGCCCGTTTTCGTTTCCGGGTTCCGGGGGGCGCGCCTGCGCGCCATTCTGTGTGCCGTGCTCGCGGCACTGGCGGCGGGTCCGCTGGCCGTGTCGGCCGAGTCCCCTGCGGTCATTGCCGAGGTGCGTGCCGTGGCCGACACCGGCGCGGCCGGGCTCGCGCTGCACTTGCTCGATGGGGCGCAGGCGCGCGCCGGCGGCGCCGACGCATGGATGGCCTTGGAGCGCGAGCGCGTGCGGCTGCTCATGCAGACGCAGCAGTGGGCCGCGCTGGCCGATCGCGCCCCCGTGTATCCCGACGGCGTGCCGGCGGGATTCGTGAGTTGGGCGCGCGGTCACCGCGCGCAAGCCCTACTGCGCAGCAACCGGCCGGCCGAGGCGCGGGCGGTCTTGCTGCAGCTCATGGCCCAACAGCCGCAGGGGCCGCAACTCGGCGCCCTGCGGCGCCAGATCGCGCAGTCCTACCTCGACGAGGGTCGCCTCGGCGATGCCTACGTCGCCATGCAGCGTTATCGGCGCGACTACGGCGACGATGACCTCGGCACGGCGCGCCTGCTCGGCCGGCTCCTCCTGCAGCAACAGCAGCCGCGCGAGGCCGAGTTGGTATTGGCGCCGCACGCGGAAGATCCTGAGGCCTATCTGCTGCAGCTGCTGGCCAGCCTCCGCGCCGAGACGCTGCGTGCCGGGCAGGTACTCGCGCGCAGTCTGGGGCCCGCGCGTCAGAGCAAGGACGAGGCCCTGCGAGTGTTGGCCTGGGCCGTGGCGGCAGAGGCCGCGCTGGCGGTCGGCGATCTGGCTACCGCGGCCAATGGGCTGGAGCACGTGCTCGCCGCACGGCAGCGTCACCCGCTCCCCAGCGGATTGTTCGACCTCAGCGGAGAGACCCTCTGGGAGGTCTACGTGCGCCATGCGACGGCGCTCGGTAATCGGGCGGGGCGCCTGGTCGGCGATGACGCCCGCTGGCTGGTGGCGGCGCGCGAGGCGGAGCGGCCCTATCCGGTACAGGCGCGTGCGCTGACCGCTTTGCTGGCGGAGCGCGGCGGGCGCGCGGCGCAACGCGCCGCGGCCCATGAATATCTCATGCGCCAGGTCCTGGCGCGGGAGAACGGCATGGTGTTGCTGCACGCCCTATACCTCGACGTACCGCGCTTCGCCGGGCGCACCGGCGACCATCGCGACCTCCCCGAGGTCGTGCGCCATACCCTCATCGATCACGCCTTGGCAGCGGGCGATCTCACCCTGGCGTCGCGGCTATCGGCGCACGCCGCCGGGCCGCCCCCCGGCATCGACCCCTTCATGTGGCATCTGCGCCGCGCCCGGATCCTGATCTCGGCCGGGGAGGCCGAGGCCGGGGCCGAGGCGCTGGGGGAACTGCTGGCGGCGCAGGACGGCTGGAGCAACACCCAGATCGAGCGCACGCTGCAGGTGGTGTTCGATCTGCAGAACGCCGCGCAACACGAGGCGGCGCTCGGCCTGTTCGAGGCGCTGTACGCGCGGGCGGCGGATGGTCAGGTGCGTCGTGAAATCCATTACTGGATGGCGGACTCGCAGCTCGCGCTGGAGCGTCCGGCCGACGCGGCCTTGCTGTACATGCGATCGGCTGGCGGCAGTTTGGATCCCTGGGGTCAAACCGCGCTCTATCAGGCGGCGGGCGCGCTGGCGCGGGCGCGCATGGTCGAGGACGCGCGCGGCGTGTATCAGCGCCTGTTGCGGATCACCGATGATCCGGCGCGCCGGGCGGTGTTGGAACGCGAACTGCAGCAGCTGGGCGGACCGGGTGCGTGAGCCGCGGCGGGAATATAGGTAGCGGGGCGCGATGGGCGCGCCGGTGAAGCAGGCGGAGGCGGCGGACCTCGCGCTGGTCGATGCCTTTCTGGACGCCTTATGGATGGAGCGCGGGCTTTCGGCACACACGCTCACCGCCTATCGCAGCGACTTGTGCGCCTTTGCCCGCTGGCTGGCGGGCCGAGGGCGCGGGCTCGCGGGCGCCGGGCGCGAGGATCTGCTCGCCTACCTCGCCGAGCGCGTCCAGAGCGGCGCACGACCGCGCACCACCGCGCGACTCTTATCGAGCCTGCGCCGGCTCTATCGCTGGCTGGTGCGCGAGGGACGGCTGGCGGACGACCCGAGCGCGCGCATTGCCTCGCCGCACGCCTCCCGGGGCCTGCCCAACGCGCCGAGCGAGCGCGAGGTGGAGGCGCTGTTGGAGGCGCCGGCGCTCGCGACCCCGCAGGGGCTGCGCGACCGCGCGATGCTCGAGGTGCTCTACGCCTGCGGGCTGCGTGTCTCGGAGTTGGTGGGGCTCGAACTTGGTCAGGTGAACGCGCGCCAAGGGGTGGTGCGGCTGATGGGCAAGGGTGCCAAGGAACGTCTGGTGCCGCTCGGTGAGGAGGCGCTCGGGTGGATCGAGCGTTACCTCGCGGAGGCGCGGCCGCTGCTGGCGCGTGGGCGCCCGAGCGCGGCGCTGTTTCTCACCCGCCGCGGGAGCGCAATGAGTCGGCAGATGTTCTGGCAGCTCATCAAGCGCTACGCGCTGCGCGCCGGGATTGAAAGGTCCTTGTCGCCCCACACCCTGCGCCACGCCTTCGCCACGCACTTGTTGAACCACGGCGCGGATCTGCGTGTCGTACAGCTGTTGCTCGGGCACAGCAATCTGTCCACCACCCAGATCTATACCCACGTTGCTCGCGTGCGTCTGCAGGCGCTGCACGCGGCGCACCACCCGCGCGGCTAGTTCCAAAGGCGGCCCCGTCCGAGCCGCGCGGCAGTATAATGACCGATTTTTCGTCTTCTGCGAGGGTTTGCCCATGCCGTCTTTCGACGTGGTTTCCGAGATCGATCAGCATGAGCTGGACAACGCGGTGGATCAGACCAACCGCGAACTCACCACGCGCTTCGATTTCAAGGGCGTCGATGCCAAGGTGACGCGCGAGGATCAGGTGCTCCTGCTGGAGGCCGACTCGGCGTTTCAGCTGGATCAGATGCTGGATATTCTCCACAAGAAGATGGTCAAACGAGGGGTGGACATCGCCAGCCTGGAGCCCGGTGAGGTGGAGGAGAGCGGGCGCCGCGCCAAGCAGCGCCTGACGGTTCGCCAAGGGATCGACACCCCCCTGGCCAAGCGCATCGTCAAGCTCGTCAAGGACAGCAAGCTAAAGGTGCAAGCTAGCATCCAGGGCGAGCAGGTGCGGGTCAGCGGCAAGAACCGCGACGATCTGCAGGCGGTCATTCAAATGCTGCGCGAGGCGAAGCTCGATCTGCCGCTCCAGTATGTCAACTTTCGAGATTGAGGTGATGATGGTCAAACTAGCGCTCGCATTGGTCGGCGCCCTGTGGATGGCGTCGGGCGCGCTGGCGGCGGATCTTTCCGAGTCCGAGGCCGCGGCGCTGCGCGGGGTGCTCGCGGAGGCGATCGGGGCTCCGCCCGAGTCGCTGCGTCCGACACCGGTCCCCGGGATCGTGGAAGCTGCCTACGGGACGCAGTTGTTCTATATCAGCATCGATGGGCGCTACGTCTTCGAGGGTCAGCTGCTGGACGTCCAGGCGCACCGAAATCTCACGAACGAGCGCCGCGGCGAGCGCCGGAGCGAGATGCTGGCGCGGGTTGATGAGGAGGAGATGATCGTCTTTGCGCCCGAGACGCCGAAGCACACCGTCACGGTATTCACCGATGTGGACTGTCCGTACTGCCATCGCCTGCATCGTGAGATGGACGAGTACCACAAGCGCGGCATCGCCGTGCGTTACTTGGCCTACACCGGACCGGGTGCGCGCTCGTACGGCAAGATGGTGTCGGTGTGGTGCGCCGAGGATCGCCAGCGTGCGTTGACCGACGCCAAGGCGGGCAAGTCGGTGCCCAAGCGGGAGTGCGAGCATCCCCTGCAGCGCCAGGGTGAACTCGGGGCGGCCTTCGGCGTGACGGGCACGCCGAGCTTCGTACTGCCGAATGGGCGCCTGTTGCCCGGTTACGTGCCGCCGGCTCAGCTCGAGGCGATCCTGGACGGGCGCCTTCAGCCTTGACGGAGAGTGGGGCCCCCTGTGGAATCGGGCATAGCCCCGCGCGGATTTGCGCCGGTCACGGTGCGTTGAAAAAGGGCGGGACAGCCCTTTTTCAACATCCGGCTAGTGTAGGGCGAGCGACAATTGCTGGCGATATCTGCTGACCAGCGGGCCCTTGTCGCCAAGCAGCGAGAACACCTTGATCATCGCCTTGCGCGCCGCATCGTCTGCATAGGTGCGATCGCGGCGTAGGATCTCGAGCAACTGCTCCAGGGCGGCCTCGTATTCGCCGTTCAGAACCCGGCGCGCCGCCAGTTGATAGCGTGCGCCGAGGTCGCTCGGGTCCTGCTCGACGGCCCGTTGCAGCGCGGACAGCGTCGGCGCCTCGGCCGCCGTGCGGGCGAACTCCAGCCGTCCCATGAGGGCGCTCACCTCGGCTTCCGTCTGTACGTCGATGGGCAACGTTTGCACGATCCGGGCCGCCTCGTCGAGCTGCTCGGTTTCCACCAGCATTCCCGCCAAGCGCACCTGGAGCCGGTAATCATCGGGCGCGGCCTGTGCCGCTTGACGCATGGCGGCCAGCGCCTCGTCGCGATTGCCCTGTTCGAACGCCTGCATCGCCGCGGCCACCAGTTTGTCCGTCGGCCGCTCGATGTAGCGATCGATGATCTCGCGTATGGCGGGTTCGGGCTGCACGCCCATGAAGCTGTCCACCGGCGCGCCATGGCGGAAGAGCACCACGGTGGGGACGCTGCGCACCCCCATCTGTTGGGCCAGCCCCTGCTCGTCGTCGATGTTGATCTTGGCCAGCAGGAACTTGCCGCGATACTCCGCCGCCAGCTTCTCCAGCACCGGCATGAGCATGCGGCACGGGCCGCACCATGGCGCCCAAAAGTCCACCAGCACAGGCACTTGTTCGGACTGCGCTAGCACCGCGCGCGCAAAAGTCGCTTCGCTGGCGTCGAATACGTTGGGTAAATCCGTCGTCATGACTGGTTACTCTCCCTGCTTAAGTGCTCGTACAATCAATATCTAGTGACATGTTCTTGAAGTACTACGTTAAGGGGTTACTCCAACCGCGGGCTGCCGTATCCGGCATCATCCCAGAAACATCAGTAATCATCCGTATTTGCATGAGATTCTTAGCTGCTAGAGTTACCAACGTCCTTGCAGCGTGGTTGGCGGAGACCCGCACAAGGACAGGTCACCTACATCGAGTCGCAATGAATAACAATCTTGATGGTCAGGGACGAATCGAAGTCAGGGAACACGACGGACGAATCATAGGGACGTGAGTCAGGCAGGAAGCCTGCTTGGGATGCAGAGGCGGTCGC contains the following coding sequences:
- the ffh gene encoding signal recognition particle protein; translated protein: MFEGLTERLGQTLRNMRGVGRLSEENIQDALREVRMALLEADVALPVVREFIAHVRERAIGVEVMKSLTPGQAFIKIVKDELVKVMGEAEGLNLAVRPPAVILMAGLQGSGKTTTVGKLARWLKERQKKSVMVVSADVYRPAAIEQLKALAGEIGVTFVPSDPSQPPVAIAEEALRQARTGFADVLIVDTAGRLHVDEAMMAEIKALHAAVDPVETLFVVDSMTGQDAANTAKAFHDALPLTGVVLTKADGDARGGAALSIRHVTGKPIKFLGVGEKSAALEVFHPDRLVSRILGMGDVLSLVEEAHAKVDKDQAEQFARKLKKGKGFDLEDFRQQLEQMERMGGVAGMLDKLPGMAEVPDAVRKQVNDKEVRRLGAIISSMTPAERRRPDIIKGSRKRRIAAGSGTQVQDVNRLLKQFTQMQKVMKKMGKGGMGRMLKGLKGRMPNLPF
- the rimM gene encoding ribosome maturation factor RimM — its product is MAEGSRELIEMGRVAGLYGVRGWVKVWSYTQPRENLLAYPEWILRRGEQEWTVSVEARVHGRGLVARLGDIEDRDAAAAWVGADILVPRAALPPLAPGEYYWSDLIGLEVVTLTGTPLGEVADLLETGANDVLVVRGDRERLVPYVKDTVVHEVDLAARRIRVDWDPDF
- the trmD gene encoding tRNA (guanosine(37)-N1)-methyltransferase TrmD encodes the protein MRIEVVTLFPGMFDALEQYGVVGRALRSRRLQLATWNPREDARDRHRTVDDRPYGGGPGMVMRVEPLRTTIGKARAAAGSGTRVLYMSPQGRRLDQAGAAELAQREALVLVCGRYEGVDERLIEQVVDEEWSIGDYVLSGGELAAMVLVDAVARLLPGVLGDSESAEADSFVQGLLDHPHYTRPECVDGREVPPVLLGGDHAAIRRWRLKQALGRTWLRRPDLLDGRELDEEQQTLLQEFKREYGSRGDV
- the rplS gene encoding 50S ribosomal protein L19, whose product is MSNIIETLEAEQMNREVPEFSAGDTVVVQVKVKEGNRERLQAFEGVVIAKRNRGLNSAFTVRKVSHGEGVERVFQTYSPFIEDITVKRRGDVRRAKLYYLRDRSGKSARIKEKL
- the trxA gene encoding thioredoxin — translated: MTTDLPNVFDASEATFARAVLAQSEQVPVLVDFWAPWCGPCRMLMPVLEKLAAEYRGKFLLAKINIDDEQGLAQQMGVRSVPTVVLFRHGAPVDSFMGVQPEPAIREIIDRYIERPTDKLVAAAMQAFEQGNRDEALAAMRQAAQAAPDDYRLQVRLAGMLVETEQLDEAARIVQTLPIDVQTEAEVSALMGRLEFARTAAEAPTLSALQRAVEQDPSDLGARYQLAARRVLNGEYEAALEQLLEILRRDRTYADDAARKAMIKVFSLLGDKGPLVSRYRQQLSLALH
- the rpsP gene encoding 30S ribosomal protein S16 → MVTVRLARTGAKKRPFYYIVVTDSRNRRDGRYIERLGYYNPVARGGETELDIKQERVQYWLEQGAQTSERVAQLLKRTPAQAEA
- a CDS encoding DsbC family protein, which encodes MMVKLALALVGALWMASGALAADLSESEAAALRGVLAEAIGAPPESLRPTPVPGIVEAAYGTQLFYISIDGRYVFEGQLLDVQAHRNLTNERRGERRSEMLARVDEEEMIVFAPETPKHTVTVFTDVDCPYCHRLHREMDEYHKRGIAVRYLAYTGPGARSYGKMVSVWCAEDRQRALTDAKAGKSVPKRECEHPLQRQGELGAAFGVTGTPSFVLPNGRLLPGYVPPAQLEAILDGRLQP
- a CDS encoding YajQ family cyclic di-GMP-binding protein — encoded protein: MPSFDVVSEIDQHELDNAVDQTNRELTTRFDFKGVDAKVTREDQVLLLEADSAFQLDQMLDILHKKMVKRGVDIASLEPGEVEESGRRAKQRLTVRQGIDTPLAKRIVKLVKDSKLKVQASIQGEQVRVSGKNRDDLQAVIQMLREAKLDLPLQYVNFRD
- the xerD gene encoding site-specific tyrosine recombinase XerD → MGAPVKQAEAADLALVDAFLDALWMERGLSAHTLTAYRSDLCAFARWLAGRGRGLAGAGREDLLAYLAERVQSGARPRTTARLLSSLRRLYRWLVREGRLADDPSARIASPHASRGLPNAPSEREVEALLEAPALATPQGLRDRAMLEVLYACGLRVSELVGLELGQVNARQGVVRLMGKGAKERLVPLGEEALGWIERYLAEARPLLARGRPSAALFLTRRGSAMSRQMFWQLIKRYALRAGIERSLSPHTLRHAFATHLLNHGADLRVVQLLLGHSNLSTTQIYTHVARVRLQALHAAHHPRG